A segment of the Solanum lycopersicum chromosome 9, SLM_r2.1 genome:
ACAGGTACCTAGTAACTTTATTCATTGATCGACtcctaattataattattttgtttcatgTGAAGCAGATCTAGCAATATATATAGTGAATCAATATCCTGAACTTGTTAGCCAAAGTGATAATGAGAAAATGAGTGCTTTGAATGTGTTGGCTACAAAGCAATTATCATTCAAGAGTGGATCTgaatatttatttgaagaaaTAGGGAAAACACCTTCTGTTCCTTTTCAGATGATTGAAACCATAATCTATTCATGTAAGCTCACATTTAATATTGCTCTACTTGTCTTGAGGTCCTTCATATTCTTATTATTAGTTAATCGCATCGTATTTCCACCTGTCAAAATACTTGAGGAAAAAATAGTCCAAATTTACTTTCTCTAATTTTGACTACGGTTATTACCTACATTTAATTTGCTATTTGATGGAGCAGGTATTCCTCCTTTGTATACACAAGCTAGCACCAAAATTTTCAGCAGAGAAAGGTCTTTATTCACCAATTTTCTGTTAGGTATATATATGCCCCTTCATTTAATCATCCATTATATGATTCATATTAAGAATTGAATATACCACTTTTATATTTGctaaaatagtatatattatgTGCCTATTATGACATGTATAGATAACCTGatagtgtaaaaattatatGCCTATTATGACATGTATAGATAACCTGatagtgtaaaaattatatgtcTAATTCTCCATTATATAAAACGAATTTgtagttttgaaaaatataagacaCGCCACCTGCTACAACATGTAAAGGTGACTTGATAGTGTAAATTCTTTAGACTGTCGGTAGATATTAGTCAAACTCTTAATGCCCTACTTTCTCACTTGTATAtatcttttttgtattttaggtAATGTCTGGTTACAAGTCATTGATGAAGCAAAGCAAAACCATATTCTTGCTCTAATATTAGCAAAAATGTTGCTGGAAAATTATGATTGGAGCTATAATACTGACTACATTGTGCCAAATCCACTAATACAAGCATCAAATCTCAAAATCAATGAGTTAGTTGttgaaattttggaaatttaCCCTGAAGTTGTTGAGACATTGGATGAACAAAAGAGGaatatattgcatatagcagTGGAACATAAGAACAgatttttgtttgattatttGGTGAAAAAAGTGGGTCATATAGAAAGGATGTTGGCTGATGTTGATGAAGAAGGGAATACAATATTGCATTATGCAGCAAATGTTGGATCACCATTTAGAACATCAAGTTCAGAGCATTTTGATGAAGTGTGGTGTGTTTTGTCTGTGTTCATGATGATGTGGGGGATCCTTTGGTTTAAGgtactttttctcttttcttttctctttttgtgTGTATTTATGTTGTGCTAACGCCGTGTGAGTTTGCTCATATTGTTGGTTTCATTTTTAGGCTGACAGTCAACGTAAAACTATAACTAATTTGAGTATGTCCTGCATCCTTAAAGAACTTATGCCCTACTAGGCATAAGTTTGATTGCTAAGGGAGTGACAGCGCCTACCACATACAATGTCTAGTACTACTCCAATTACCTTCAAAATCAACTACACAAGCTCTGAAATAATGTGATTTCTAATTTAATGATGAGCTAAATCAGATGATTCGATACAATATGTATTGAGAAGATGACAGTTTTTATCTTTGCAGCACGTAAAGCACCACGTACATCCGCGCCTGTGGGACATAAAAAACTCCAAGGGTGTAACAGCAGAAGAGCTATTCGAAAAAAACCATCAACAAATACGAAAAGAAGCAGAGGACGCGATTAGAAACCTAGCGAATTCAGCTCTAGTACTTGCTACTCTCCTCTGCACAGTCAATTTCGCTGCTATTTTTACAGT
Coding sequences within it:
- the LOC101265678 gene encoding ankyrin repeat-containing protein At5g02620-like isoform X1 — protein: MQKDLSDKASRRSEAYVAASRRSSLEIIREFWREEGVAPMDNRGDTILHFLAIHGNLAGFEILDPDLSIEDLETTNSNGDTPLHEAAKFGKKDVVEMILKKEKDLIFVRNNLGETPLYVAAASGEKDVFTLLANYDFSEVTMKRNDGKTVLHATVAHDCYADLAIYIVNQYPELVSQSDNEKMSALNVLATKQLSFKSGSEYLFEEIGKTPSVPFQMIETIIYSCIPPLYTQASTKIFSRERSLFTNFLLGNVWLQVIDEAKQNHILALILAKMLLENYDWSYNTDYIVPNPLIQASNLKINELVVEILEIYPEVVETLDEQKRNILHIAVEHKNRFLFDYLVKKVGHIERMLADVDEEGNTILHYAANVGSPFRTSSSEHFDEVWCVLSVFMMMWGILWFKFLSLQHVKHHVHPRLWDIKNSKGVTAEELFEKNHQQIRKEAEDAIRNLANSALVLATLLCTVNFAAIFTVPGGFDQTTGLPIFLQKLKDEIWMLIFYLGAALISSLVTIGTLLSFILCKFHSDDFYISLPIRVIIAMVSVFYATTFSVLACVQTLNLENIFLNKDVWWLIIVLVVVGFIMTLIYIDLAFPIFDYVYYFFSYSFISNKRGSYVS
- the LOC101265678 gene encoding ankyrin repeat-containing protein At5g02620-like isoform X3, with amino-acid sequence MQKDLSDKASRRSEAYVAASRRSSLEIIREFWREEGVAPMDNRGDTILHFLAIHGNLAGFEILDPDLSIEDLETTNSNGDTPLHEAAKFGKKDVVEMILKKEKDLIFVRNNLGETPLYVAAASGEKDVFTLLANYDFSEVTMKRNDGKTVLHATVAHDCYADLAIYIVNQYPELVSQSDNEKMSALNVLATKQLSFKSGSEYLFEEIGKTPSVPFQMIETIIYSCIPPLYTQASTKIFSRERSLFTNFLLGNVWLQVIDEAKQNHILALILAKMLLENYDWSYNTDYIVPNPLIQASNLKINELVVEILEIYPEVVETLDEQKRNILHIAVEHKNRFLFDYLVKKVGHIERMLADVDEEGNTILHYAANVGSPFRTSSSEHFDEVWCVLSVFMMMWGILWFKHVKHHVHPRLWDIKNSKGVTAEELFEKNHQQIRKEAEDAIRNLANSALVLATLLCTVNFAAIFTVPGGFDQTTGLPIFLQKLKDEIWMLIFYLGAALISSLVTIGTLLSFILCKFHSDDFYISLPIRVIIAMVSVFYATTFSVLACVQTLNLENIFLNKDVWWLIIVLVVVGFIMTLIYIDLAFPIFDYVYYFFSYSFISNKRGSYVS
- the LOC101265678 gene encoding ankyrin repeat-containing protein At5g02620-like isoform X2 produces the protein MQKDLSDKASRRSEAYVAASRRSSLEIIREFWREEGVAPMDNRGDTILHFLAIHGNLAGFEILDPDLSIEDLETTNSNGDTPLHEAAKFGKKDVVEMILKKEKDLIFVRNNLGETPLYVAAASGEKDVFTLLANYDFSEVTMKRNDGKTVLHATVAHDCYDLAIYIVNQYPELVSQSDNEKMSALNVLATKQLSFKSGSEYLFEEIGKTPSVPFQMIETIIYSCIPPLYTQASTKIFSRERSLFTNFLLGNVWLQVIDEAKQNHILALILAKMLLENYDWSYNTDYIVPNPLIQASNLKINELVVEILEIYPEVVETLDEQKRNILHIAVEHKNRFLFDYLVKKVGHIERMLADVDEEGNTILHYAANVGSPFRTSSSEHFDEVWCVLSVFMMMWGILWFKFLSLQHVKHHVHPRLWDIKNSKGVTAEELFEKNHQQIRKEAEDAIRNLANSALVLATLLCTVNFAAIFTVPGGFDQTTGLPIFLQKLKDEIWMLIFYLGAALISSLVTIGTLLSFILCKFHSDDFYISLPIRVIIAMVSVFYATTFSVLACVQTLNLENIFLNKDVWWLIIVLVVVGFIMTLIYIDLAFPIFDYVYYFFSYSFISNKRGSYVS
- the LOC101265678 gene encoding ankyrin repeat-containing protein At5g02620-like isoform X4, with product MQKDLSDKASRRSEAYVAASRRSSLEIIREFWREEGVAPMDNRGDTILHFLAIHGNLAGFEILDPDLSIEDLETTNSNGDTPLHEAAKFGKKDVVEMILKKEKDLIFVRNNLGETPLYVAAASGEKDVFTLLANYDFSEVTMKRNDGKTVLHATVAHDCYDLAIYIVNQYPELVSQSDNEKMSALNVLATKQLSFKSGSEYLFEEIGKTPSVPFQMIETIIYSCIPPLYTQASTKIFSRERSLFTNFLLGNVWLQVIDEAKQNHILALILAKMLLENYDWSYNTDYIVPNPLIQASNLKINELVVEILEIYPEVVETLDEQKRNILHIAVEHKNRFLFDYLVKKVGHIERMLADVDEEGNTILHYAANVGSPFRTSSSEHFDEVWCVLSVFMMMWGILWFKHVKHHVHPRLWDIKNSKGVTAEELFEKNHQQIRKEAEDAIRNLANSALVLATLLCTVNFAAIFTVPGGFDQTTGLPIFLQKLKDEIWMLIFYLGAALISSLVTIGTLLSFILCKFHSDDFYISLPIRVIIAMVSVFYATTFSVLACVQTLNLENIFLNKDVWWLIIVLVVVGFIMTLIYIDLAFPIFDYVYYFFSYSFISNKRGSYVS